The proteins below are encoded in one region of Streptomyces roseirectus:
- a CDS encoding adenosylmethionine--8-amino-7-oxononanoate transaminase has protein sequence MPDVRELLELDRRHVWHPYGPMPGVAEPLVVESASGVRLRLADGRGELVDGMSSWWSAIHGYRHPALDEAARDQLGRMSHVMFGGLTHEPAVLLAKTLVDISPEGLEHVFLADSGSVSVEVAVKMCLQYWRSLGRPGKRRLLTWRGGYHGDTWHPMSVCDPEGGMHELWSGVLPRQLFVGAPPAEFDEAYADELRAAIERHADELAAVIVEPVVQGAGGMRFHSPAYLRVLREACDAHGVLLVFDEIATGFGRTGALFAADHAGVTPDVMCVGKALTGGYLTLAATLCTSRVAEGISRGKVPVLAHGPTFMGNPLAAAVARASIELLLAQDWAAEVKRIETGLREGLATASSLKGVADVRVLGAIGVVQLDHLVDMAAATAAAVREGVWLRPFRDLVYTMPPYVTGDDDVARITRAVCAAAREG, from the coding sequence ATGCCTGACGTGCGCGAACTGCTGGAGCTGGACCGGCGGCACGTCTGGCATCCGTACGGCCCGATGCCGGGCGTGGCCGAACCGCTCGTCGTGGAGTCGGCGAGCGGGGTACGGCTGCGGCTCGCGGACGGGCGGGGCGAGCTGGTGGACGGCATGTCGTCGTGGTGGTCGGCGATCCACGGCTACCGGCACCCGGCGCTGGACGAGGCCGCGCGCGATCAGCTCGGCCGGATGAGCCACGTCATGTTCGGCGGGCTGACCCACGAGCCCGCCGTCCTGCTCGCGAAGACGCTGGTCGACATCTCCCCCGAGGGCCTGGAGCACGTGTTCCTCGCGGACTCGGGGTCGGTGTCGGTCGAGGTCGCGGTCAAGATGTGCCTCCAGTACTGGCGTTCGCTCGGCCGGCCGGGCAAGCGGCGGCTGCTGACCTGGCGCGGCGGCTACCACGGCGACACCTGGCACCCCATGTCGGTGTGCGACCCCGAGGGCGGGATGCACGAGCTGTGGTCCGGCGTCCTGCCCCGCCAGCTCTTCGTCGGCGCGCCGCCGGCGGAGTTCGACGAGGCGTACGCCGACGAGCTGCGCGCCGCGATCGAGCGCCACGCGGACGAACTGGCCGCCGTGATCGTGGAACCGGTCGTGCAGGGCGCGGGCGGGATGCGCTTCCACTCCCCCGCCTACCTGCGGGTGCTGCGCGAGGCGTGCGACGCGCACGGCGTGCTGCTGGTGTTCGACGAGATCGCGACCGGGTTCGGCCGCACGGGCGCCCTGTTCGCGGCGGACCACGCGGGCGTCACGCCGGACGTGATGTGCGTCGGCAAGGCGCTGACCGGCGGTTATCTGACGCTCGCGGCGACGCTGTGCACGTCGCGGGTGGCCGAGGGGATCTCGCGGGGCAAGGTGCCGGTGCTGGCGCACGGGCCGACGTTCATGGGCAATCCGCTGGCCGCCGCCGTCGCCCGCGCCTCGATCGAGCTGCTGCTCGCGCAGGACTGGGCGGCCGAGGTGAAGCGGATCGAGACGGGGCTGCGGGAGGGGCTGGCGACGGCCTCTTCGCTGAAGGGTGTTGCGGACGTCCGGGTCCTCGGGGCCATCGGGGTCGTCCAGTTGGACCACCTGGTCGACATGGCGGCGGCCACGGCCGCGGCCGTGCGCGAGGGCGTGTGGCTGCGGCCGTTCCGCGACCTCGTCTACACGATGCCGCCGTACGTCACCGGCGACGACGACGTCGCCCGGATCACGCGCGCGGTGTGCGCCGCCGCGCGGGAGGGATGA
- the bioB gene encoding biotin synthase BioB — MDLLTTLVDKGLRRESPTREEALAVLRTSDDDVLDVVAAAGKVRRHWFGRRVKLNYLINLKSGLCPEDCSYCSQRLGSTTGILKYTWIKPDEASRTAAAGVAGGAKRVCLVASGRGPTDRDVDRVSETIKAIKDQNEGVEVCACLGLLTDGQAERLRAAGADAYNHNLNTSESTYGEITTTHTYADRVDTVQKAHAAGLSACSGLIAGMGERDEDLVDVVFSLRALDPDSVPVNFLIPVEGTPLAKEWHLSPQHCLRILAMVRFVCPDIEVRIAGGREVHLRSMQPLALHLANSIFLGDYLTTEGQAGQADLDMIADAGFEVEGTDQVTLPEHRAHASAGCGSNEGDGCGGGGVCGTAESAPAAVPSAAGDARPDLVAVRRRGVGTDLAPNA; from the coding sequence ATGGACCTGCTGACGACGCTGGTGGACAAGGGACTTCGGCGCGAGTCGCCGACCCGCGAGGAAGCGCTGGCCGTGCTGCGCACCTCCGACGACGACGTGCTGGACGTGGTGGCCGCGGCCGGGAAGGTGCGCCGGCACTGGTTCGGGCGCCGGGTGAAGCTGAACTACCTGATCAACCTCAAGTCGGGCCTGTGCCCGGAGGACTGCTCGTACTGCTCCCAGCGCCTCGGTTCGACGACCGGGATCCTCAAGTACACCTGGATCAAGCCGGACGAGGCGTCCCGCACGGCCGCCGCCGGGGTCGCCGGGGGCGCGAAGCGGGTCTGTCTGGTGGCGTCCGGGCGCGGCCCGACGGACCGTGACGTCGACCGCGTCTCCGAGACCATCAAGGCCATCAAGGACCAGAACGAGGGCGTCGAGGTGTGCGCCTGCCTCGGGCTGCTCACCGACGGCCAGGCCGAGCGGCTGCGCGCGGCGGGCGCCGACGCCTACAACCACAACCTCAACACGTCCGAGTCGACGTACGGCGAGATCACCACGACCCACACGTACGCGGACCGCGTCGACACCGTCCAGAAGGCGCACGCGGCCGGCCTGTCGGCCTGCTCGGGGCTGATCGCGGGGATGGGCGAGCGCGACGAGGACCTGGTCGACGTCGTGTTCTCGCTGCGCGCCCTCGACCCGGACTCGGTGCCGGTCAACTTCCTCATCCCCGTCGAGGGGACCCCGCTCGCCAAGGAGTGGCACCTCAGTCCGCAGCACTGCCTGCGGATCCTCGCGATGGTCCGGTTCGTGTGCCCGGACATCGAGGTGCGGATCGCGGGCGGGCGCGAGGTGCACCTGCGCTCGATGCAGCCGCTCGCGCTGCACCTCGCCAACTCGATCTTCCTCGGCGACTACCTCACGACCGAGGGCCAGGCCGGGCAGGCGGACCTCGACATGATCGCCGACGCCGGGTTCGAGGTGGAGGGCACCGACCAGGTGACGCTGCCGGAGCACCGGGCGCACGCGTCCGCCGGGTGCGGGTCGAACGAGGGTGACGGCTGCGGCGGTGGCGGTGTCTGCGGGACGGCGGAGTCGGCGCCGGCGGCTGTGCCGTCCGCCGCGGGTGACGCCCGACCCGACCTCGTCGCCGTCCGCCGGCGCGGGGTGGGAACGGACCTCGCGCCGAATGCCTGA
- a CDS encoding 8-amino-7-oxononanoate synthase, translating to MAFGWIDDHADRRRRAGLVRTLRPRPAASPLLDLASNDYLGLARHPEVTGAAAEAARTWGGGATGSRLVTGTTELHAELERELAEFCGAEAALVFSSGYAANLAAVTALAPEGTLVLSDAGNHASLIDGCRLARGAVQVVGHADPDAVRKTLRAHDGDALVVSDTVFSVDGDAAPLDRLAYACRETGAGLVVDDAHGLGVLGDGGRGAPHAAGLAGADDVVVTVTLSKSLGSQGGAVLGPAKVIDHLVNAARTFIFDTGLAPAAAGAALAALRLLRAEPGRAARARAVAGDLHARLTAAGLDAVRPDAAVVSVRAPSPGSAVRWAADCREAGLFVGCFRPPSVPDGVSRLRLTARADLSGEEVARAVRVIDATRP from the coding sequence ATGGCGTTCGGCTGGATCGACGACCACGCGGACCGGCGCCGCCGCGCCGGACTCGTCCGCACCCTGCGTCCGCGCCCCGCCGCGAGCCCCCTGCTCGACCTCGCGAGCAACGACTACCTGGGCCTCGCCCGCCACCCCGAGGTCACCGGGGCCGCAGCCGAGGCCGCCCGGACGTGGGGCGGCGGCGCCACCGGCTCGCGGCTGGTCACCGGCACGACCGAGCTGCACGCCGAACTGGAGCGCGAACTCGCCGAGTTCTGCGGCGCCGAGGCCGCGCTGGTGTTCTCCTCCGGGTACGCGGCGAACCTCGCGGCGGTGACCGCGCTCGCCCCCGAGGGGACGCTCGTCCTGTCCGACGCCGGCAACCACGCCTCCCTCATCGACGGCTGCCGCCTCGCCCGGGGCGCCGTCCAGGTCGTCGGCCACGCCGACCCCGACGCCGTCCGCAAGACCCTGCGCGCCCACGACGGCGACGCGCTCGTCGTCTCCGACACCGTCTTCTCCGTCGACGGCGACGCCGCGCCCCTGGACCGACTCGCGTACGCCTGCCGGGAGACGGGCGCCGGGCTCGTCGTGGACGACGCGCACGGGCTCGGGGTGCTCGGCGACGGCGGCCGGGGCGCCCCGCACGCGGCGGGGCTCGCGGGCGCGGACGACGTCGTCGTCACCGTCACCCTGTCGAAGTCGCTGGGCAGCCAGGGCGGCGCGGTGCTGGGGCCCGCGAAGGTGATCGACCATCTCGTCAACGCGGCGCGGACGTTCATCTTCGACACCGGGCTCGCCCCCGCGGCGGCCGGTGCCGCCCTCGCGGCGCTGCGGCTGCTGCGCGCCGAGCCCGGACGGGCGGCGCGCGCCCGCGCGGTGGCGGGCGACCTGCACGCACGCCTGACGGCCGCGGGTCTGGACGCGGTACGTCCGGACGCCGCGGTCGTCTCCGTGCGCGCGCCCTCTCCCGGGTCGGCGGTCCGCTGGGCCGCCGACTGCCGGGAGGCGGGTCTCTTCGTGGGGTGTTTCCGGCCCCCGTCCGTGCCCGACGGTGTGTCACGGCTGCGGCTGACCGCCCGCGCGGACCTCTCCGGGGAAGAGGTGGCCCGCGCGGTGCGGGTGATCGACGCGACACGGCCATGA
- a CDS encoding DUF397 domain-containing protein, whose protein sequence is MTALPRNVPSASSLQVAHWLRSSYSTGANNCVETAPSTGLLAVRDSKSPTGPALLFTPGSWSVFTSAL, encoded by the coding sequence ATGACAGCACTGCCTCGGAACGTACCTTCCGCAAGCTCGTTGCAGGTCGCTCACTGGCTGCGCAGCAGCTACAGCACCGGAGCCAACAACTGCGTGGAAACGGCCCCGTCCACGGGTCTCCTCGCGGTCCGCGACTCCAAGTCCCCCACCGGACCCGCGCTGCTCTTCACCCCGGGGAGCTGGTCGGTGTTCACCTCGGCACTCTGA
- a CDS encoding helix-turn-helix domain-containing protein translates to MQHGPAVRRRKLGAELRALRNRARLTSGEAARLVGWHQSKVSRIETGTSSAKPADVALLLDAYGVRDDRLRELMLVLAGVDEGVGRDHWWHAYRGVLPPTYRDFISLESQASAMRTLETTVVPGLLQTPEYARAVTRSALEGVDEEQLDALVEVRLARQDVLRGDPPLLLSAVLDEAVLRRQVGGPEVMAAQLERLLEDARLPQVRLQVLPFTAGAHIGVTGPFVVFSFSSVSDLDVVVLDHLTSSHHLEGKEDLRAYSEAFTNLQIHALSPEDSLDYIAGIGDGA, encoded by the coding sequence ATGCAACACGGCCCCGCGGTACGGCGCCGCAAACTGGGCGCGGAACTGCGTGCGTTACGCAACCGGGCCCGGCTGACGAGCGGCGAGGCGGCCCGCCTGGTGGGCTGGCACCAGTCGAAGGTGAGCCGGATCGAGACGGGCACCAGCAGTGCGAAACCGGCCGATGTGGCGCTGCTGCTGGACGCCTACGGGGTGCGTGACGATCGGCTGCGGGAGCTGATGCTGGTGCTCGCCGGGGTCGACGAGGGCGTCGGCCGGGACCACTGGTGGCACGCCTACCGGGGTGTACTGCCGCCCACGTACCGGGACTTCATCAGCCTGGAGTCGCAGGCGAGCGCGATGCGCACGCTGGAGACGACCGTGGTCCCGGGGCTCCTGCAGACCCCCGAGTACGCCCGCGCGGTGACCCGTTCGGCCCTGGAGGGTGTGGACGAGGAGCAGCTGGACGCGCTGGTGGAGGTGCGTCTGGCCCGGCAGGACGTGCTGCGCGGGGACCCGCCGCTGCTGCTGAGCGCCGTCCTCGACGAGGCGGTGCTGCGCCGTCAGGTGGGCGGTCCCGAGGTGATGGCGGCGCAGTTGGAACGGCTTCTGGAGGACGCGCGACTTCCCCAAGTGCGGCTGCAGGTACTGCCGTTCACCGCGGGGGCGCATATCGGCGTCACCGGGCCTTTCGTTGTCTTCTCGTTTTCGAGCGTTTCTGATCTGGATGTGGTCGTTCTCGACCACTTGACGAGTAGTCATCACCTTGAGGGGAAAGAAGACCTCCGGGCCTACTCGGAGGCTTTCACCAACCTTCAGATCCACGCCCTTTCACCCGAGGACTCGTTGGATTACATCGCCGGGATAGGTGACGGCGCGTAA
- a CDS encoding ATP-binding protein, translating to MADHLEASVTLPSDPVSVAAARTFTAGTLAEWGLPPGADLAETIRLIVSELATNAVQHTLGQSPTFTVDLVLDRDEQVSVGVTDSHPRFPKRLPAAVQQDNGRGMVIIRSLAAECGGRLTVRPTSEGGKTVACALPWPVPARQDS from the coding sequence ATGGCAGACCACCTGGAAGCATCCGTCACCCTGCCGAGCGACCCCGTCTCGGTCGCCGCGGCCCGCACCTTCACCGCGGGCACGCTCGCGGAGTGGGGCCTGCCGCCCGGCGCGGACCTCGCCGAGACCATCCGCCTGATCGTCTCCGAACTCGCCACCAACGCCGTCCAGCACACGCTCGGCCAGTCCCCGACCTTCACCGTCGACCTCGTCCTCGACCGGGACGAGCAGGTCAGCGTCGGCGTCACCGACAGCCATCCCCGGTTCCCCAAACGCCTCCCGGCCGCTGTCCAGCAGGACAACGGCCGGGGGATGGTGATCATCCGCTCACTGGCGGCGGAGTGCGGCGGGCGGCTCACGGTCCGGCCCACGTCGGAGGGCGGCAAGACGGTCGCCTGCGCGCTCCCCTGGCCGGTGCCGGCCCGGCAGGACTCCTGA
- a CDS encoding C40 family peptidase, with protein sequence MTALNRVPSMMVRAGTVSAFALAAVGGSVVVPGVASGAEAATASTKALQVAASKKGAPYKYGAAGPKRFDCSGLTQYAFKKAGKSLPRTASQQYNRTKHISASKRQKGDLVFFHSGSNVYHVGIYAGANKLWHSPKTGDVVRLQKIWTKSVWYGRVK encoded by the coding sequence ATGACTGCGCTCAATCGTGTCCCGTCGATGATGGTCCGAGCCGGTACGGTCTCGGCCTTCGCACTGGCCGCCGTGGGCGGCTCGGTGGTCGTACCGGGTGTCGCCTCCGGAGCCGAGGCGGCCACCGCCTCGACGAAGGCGCTCCAGGTCGCGGCGTCCAAGAAGGGCGCCCCGTACAAGTACGGCGCCGCCGGACCGAAGCGGTTCGACTGCTCGGGGCTCACGCAGTACGCGTTCAAGAAGGCGGGCAAGTCCCTGCCGCGCACGGCGTCCCAGCAGTACAACAGGACCAAGCACATCTCCGCGTCGAAGCGGCAGAAGGGGGACCTGGTCTTCTTCCACTCGGGCTCGAACGTCTACCACGTGGGCATATACGCGGGCGCGAACAAGCTGTGGCACTCGCCGAAGACCGGTGACGTCGTACGGCTGCAGAAGATCTGGACCAAGAGCGTCTGGTACGGCCGCGTGAAGTAG
- a CDS encoding ATP-dependent Clp protease proteolytic subunit, translating into MTRPTARHVLPEFHERTSHGTKTLDPYSKLLEERIVFLGAPVDDVSANDVMAQFMHLEYRDPDQDISLYINSPGGSFTAMAAIYDTMRYVSCDVETICLGQAGSSAAILLAAGTPGKRLILPGARVVIGQPEAGQIQGQASDLAIQAEELTRTRALLEEMLVRHTGRAPERVTEDIERDMVLDAPAAVEYGLVDRVVPSRRSSGR; encoded by the coding sequence ATGACCCGCCCGACCGCCCGCCACGTCCTGCCCGAGTTCCACGAACGCACGAGTCACGGCACCAAGACCCTGGACCCGTACTCGAAGCTCCTGGAGGAACGGATCGTGTTCCTCGGGGCCCCGGTGGACGACGTGTCGGCGAACGACGTGATGGCCCAGTTCATGCACCTGGAGTACCGGGACCCGGACCAGGACATCTCGCTCTACATCAACTCGCCCGGCGGCTCGTTCACGGCGATGGCGGCGATCTACGACACGATGCGCTACGTCAGCTGCGACGTGGAGACGATCTGCCTGGGCCAGGCGGGCTCGTCCGCGGCGATCCTGCTGGCCGCCGGCACCCCGGGCAAGCGGCTGATCCTGCCGGGCGCGCGTGTGGTGATCGGCCAGCCGGAGGCCGGTCAGATCCAGGGCCAGGCCAGCGATCTCGCCATCCAGGCCGAGGAGTTGACCCGTACCCGCGCGCTCCTGGAGGAGATGCTCGTCCGCCACACGGGCCGCGCCCCCGAGCGGGTGACCGAGGACATCGAGCGGGACATGGTGCTGGACGCCCCGGCGGCCGTGGAGTACGGCCTGGTCGACCGGGTCGTGCCGAGCCGCAGGTCGAGCGGGAGGTAG